DNA sequence from the Parasphingorhabdus cellanae genome:
TCGAGCGAACCAGTCCGGCCTCCAGCATAGCAAAGCCGGCAGCCATCCACATGACCAGAAAACCGCCAATCAGAAAGAGCAGCGTGTTAAAAATATAAGCAACGTTGGCGCTCGGGTCAGCCACTTCAACGACTTCTTGCGCCAATGCGGGCGACGCCATCCCCATGGCCGCCAATCCCGCAGATAGTGTTAGAATTTTTCTCATTATCAAACTTCCCTGTTTAAATCGCGGTGTCGCCGGTTTCACCGGTCCGAATACGAACGGCATCATCCAAACCCATGACGAATATCTTGCCATCGCCAATCGACTCCGTGCCCGCAGCGCTCTGAATCGCTTCAACAGCCTGTGCAGCCAGTTCACTGCTGCATGCGATTTCCAATTTTACTTTGGGAACCATGTTGGTGGTATATTCAGCCCCGCGATAAACTTCGGTCTGCCCTTTTTGACGGCCAAAGCCTTTTACTTCGGACACGGTCATGCCTGCCACGCCAATTTCTGTAAGCGCGTCCCGCACATCGTCGAGTTTAAATGGCTTAATTATGGCAATGATAAATTTCATTTTGCCCCCTTCTTGTTACCGGTCAGTACTTCGCAAGGGGTGTGCCAGAATCACAAACTGCTGGATTCATACGATAATGTGATTCTCAAATTCTAAACAAAGGGTAAATTTTGTGCAGGCTGACAGGATTGCCTAAATTTTAGGCAGCGCTTTGTTCGATCCTCTTCAGAATCTCGGGAATGATCGCAGCGGTCTCGCGATGGCCGATTTCGATCAATTCATCTGCCTTGGTGAAGTTCTGCATATCAATGTGACCGACGGGTGGTGACAGGGCAAAATCTGGCGGATCCAATGCCAGTGAATAGCGCCCCAAATTGCGCAATGACAGCCCAAT
Encoded proteins:
- a CDS encoding P-II family nitrogen regulator, with amino-acid sequence MKFIIAIIKPFKLDDVRDALTEIGVAGMTVSEVKGFGRQKGQTEVYRGAEYTTNMVPKVKLEIACSSELAAQAVEAIQSAAGTESIGDGKIFVMGLDDAVRIRTGETGDTAI